From Serinicoccus profundi, the proteins below share one genomic window:
- a CDS encoding class F sortase, which yields MKISTVLAALAVVVGVVLLVLGLRQPPDPPSPAPSSAQSSEESAGSEDATPDEDAATEPGPPGPAGSDSAAQTQDAVPSAEGDAAPAEEEPEPVAALDPSEPVEVRIPSIEVTSPLHPLGLADDGTLMVPSGDRYDEAAWYDGSPTPGEIGPTVIEGHVTAAGGVPSIFFELGALTPGDTAEVEREDGKTVTYEIYRVDQFAKDEFPTVDVYGPTDGPELRLITCGGEFDEQEQSHEDNTVVYARMVEG from the coding sequence ATGAAGATCTCGACCGTCCTGGCCGCACTGGCGGTGGTGGTCGGCGTCGTCCTGCTGGTCCTCGGCCTCCGGCAGCCCCCGGACCCGCCCTCACCGGCACCGTCCTCGGCGCAGTCGTCCGAGGAGTCCGCGGGCTCCGAGGACGCGACACCTGATGAGGACGCGGCGACCGAGCCCGGACCGCCCGGTCCGGCAGGATCGGACTCCGCGGCCCAGACGCAGGACGCCGTCCCCTCCGCCGAGGGAGACGCTGCTCCGGCGGAGGAGGAGCCCGAGCCGGTCGCGGCGCTGGACCCCTCCGAACCCGTCGAGGTGCGCATACCCTCGATCGAGGTCACCAGCCCGCTCCACCCGTTGGGCCTGGCCGATGACGGAACCCTCATGGTGCCGAGCGGGGACCGGTATGACGAGGCCGCGTGGTACGACGGCTCACCGACCCCCGGCGAGATCGGCCCGACGGTCATCGAGGGCCATGTCACGGCAGCTGGTGGAGTCCCCTCGATCTTCTTCGAGCTCGGGGCTCTGACCCCCGGGGACACCGCCGAGGTCGAGCGGGAGGACGGGAAGACGGTGACCTACGAGATCTACCGGGTCGACCAGTTCGCCAAGGACGAGTTCCCGACGGTGGACGTCTACGGACCGACGGACGGACCGGAGCTGCGGCTGATCACCTGCGGCGGAGAGTTCGACGAGCAGGAGCAGAGCCACGAGGACAACACCGTGGTGTATGCCCGCATGGTCGAGGGCTGA
- a CDS encoding DNA gyrase/topoisomerase IV subunit B, with protein MTTQDYSARHLQVLEGLEAVRKRPGMYVGSTDSRGLMHCLWEIIDNAVDEALGGHGDRIEVILHRDGSVEVRDRARGIPVDIEPRTGLTGVEVVFTKLHAGGKFGGGSYAASGGLHGVGASVVNALSARLDVEVDRAGKTYGMSFRRGEPGSFDDGRAEPDPEASFSPFERQSELAVVGKARRGVTGTRVRYWADPQIFLKKAEFAYDELVARARQTAFLVPGLTLVIRDERRLPGTPGAEGPTEDTFAYSGGIAEYAEYLATDPAVTDVWRLQGSGTFTETVPMLDELGHMVSKETERECEVDVALRWGTGYDTTVRSFVNIITTPKGGTHVAGFEQALMKVFRKQLELNARKLKVGGDKVEKDDILAGLTAVVTVRLPEPQFEGQTKEVLGTSAVRSIVSRTVEAALTERLTSKHRGDKAQAALLLDKVVSEMKSRISARLHKETQRRKNALESSSLPSKLADCRSNDTERSELFIVEGDSALGTAKLARSSDYQALLPIRGKILNVQKASVQDMLSNAECAAIIQVIGAGSGRSFDLDMVRYGKVIIMTDADVDGAHIRTLLLTLFFRYMRPLVEAGRVYAAMPPLHRIEVSGGRGKGREREYLYTYTEAEMRRTVTGLEKKGRVVKQPMQRYKGLGEMDADQLAETTMDPRHRTLRRITLADAAVADGVFDLLMGSSVAPRKDFIVESAHDLDRERIDA; from the coding sequence GTGACCACTCAGGACTACTCCGCCCGGCACCTGCAGGTTCTCGAAGGCCTGGAGGCGGTCCGCAAGCGCCCGGGGATGTATGTCGGCTCCACCGACTCCCGCGGCCTCATGCACTGCCTGTGGGAGATCATCGACAACGCCGTCGACGAGGCGCTGGGTGGTCACGGGGACCGGATCGAGGTCATCCTTCACCGGGACGGTTCGGTGGAGGTGCGGGACCGCGCCCGGGGCATCCCCGTCGACATCGAGCCGCGCACCGGCCTGACCGGGGTCGAGGTGGTCTTCACCAAGCTGCACGCGGGGGGCAAGTTCGGTGGCGGGTCCTACGCCGCCTCCGGCGGCCTGCACGGCGTCGGGGCCTCCGTGGTCAACGCCCTGTCCGCGCGACTGGACGTCGAGGTCGACCGGGCGGGCAAGACCTACGGCATGAGCTTCCGCCGCGGGGAGCCGGGGTCCTTCGACGACGGCCGCGCCGAGCCCGACCCGGAGGCGAGCTTCAGCCCCTTCGAGCGGCAGAGCGAGCTCGCGGTGGTCGGCAAGGCCAGGCGTGGTGTGACCGGCACCCGGGTGCGCTACTGGGCCGACCCGCAGATCTTCCTCAAGAAGGCCGAGTTCGCCTACGACGAGCTCGTCGCGCGCGCCCGGCAGACCGCGTTCCTCGTCCCGGGGCTCACCCTGGTCATCCGCGACGAGCGGCGGCTGCCCGGCACGCCCGGGGCGGAGGGCCCCACCGAGGACACCTTCGCCTACTCCGGCGGGATCGCCGAGTATGCCGAGTACCTCGCCACCGACCCCGCGGTCACCGACGTGTGGCGCCTCCAGGGGTCGGGCACCTTCACCGAGACGGTCCCGATGCTGGACGAGCTGGGCCACATGGTCTCCAAGGAGACCGAGCGCGAGTGCGAGGTCGACGTCGCGCTGCGCTGGGGGACCGGCTACGACACCACGGTCCGCAGCTTCGTCAACATCATCACCACCCCCAAGGGCGGCACCCACGTCGCGGGTTTCGAGCAGGCGCTCATGAAGGTCTTCCGCAAGCAGCTGGAGCTCAACGCCCGCAAGCTCAAGGTCGGCGGCGACAAGGTCGAGAAGGACGACATCCTGGCCGGCCTCACCGCCGTCGTCACGGTGCGCCTCCCCGAGCCGCAGTTCGAGGGGCAGACCAAGGAGGTGCTGGGCACGAGCGCGGTGCGCTCCATCGTCTCCCGCACCGTCGAGGCCGCCCTCACCGAGCGGCTCACGAGCAAGCACCGGGGCGACAAGGCCCAGGCGGCGCTGCTCCTGGACAAGGTCGTCTCGGAGATGAAGTCGCGCATCTCCGCCCGCCTGCACAAGGAGACCCAGCGTCGCAAGAACGCCCTGGAGTCCAGCTCCCTGCCGTCCAAGCTCGCCGACTGCCGCAGCAACGACACCGAGCGCTCCGAGCTGTTCATCGTCGAGGGCGACAGCGCCCTCGGCACCGCCAAGCTGGCGCGCAGCAGCGACTACCAGGCGCTCCTGCCGATCCGCGGCAAGATCCTCAACGTCCAGAAGGCCTCGGTGCAGGACATGCTGTCCAACGCCGAGTGCGCGGCCATCATCCAGGTCATCGGGGCCGGCTCCGGCCGCTCCTTCGACCTCGACATGGTGCGCTACGGCAAGGTCATCATCATGACCGACGCGGATGTCGACGGCGCCCACATCCGTACCCTCCTGCTCACCCTCTTCTTCCGCTACATGCGGCCGCTCGTCGAGGCCGGGCGGGTGTATGCCGCGATGCCTCCGCTGCACCGGATCGAGGTGAGCGGGGGGCGAGGCAAGGGGCGCGAGCGGGAGTACCTCTACACCTACACCGAGGCCGAGATGCGCCGCACGGTCACCGGCCTGGAGAAGAAGGGGCGCGTCGTCAAGCAGCCCATGCAGCGCTACAAAGGCCTGGGGGAGATGGACGCCGACCAGCTGGCGGAGACGACGATGGACCCCCGCCACCGCACTCTGCGGCGCATCACCCTGGCCGACGCGGCCGTCGCCGACGGGGTCTTCGACCTGCTCATGGGGTCCTCGGTCGCCCCGCGCAAGGACTTCATCGTCGAGTCCGCCCACGACCTCGACCGCGAGCGCATCGACGCCTGA
- a CDS encoding DUF7455 domain-containing protein — MNATLTPELTAADRCDRCGAQAYIRASLGDGLHLHFCAHHGREHLDKLRAQNDVDILDETHRLEQQETPAV, encoded by the coding sequence GTGAACGCCACTCTGACCCCCGAACTCACCGCTGCCGACCGCTGCGACCGCTGTGGGGCGCAGGCCTACATCCGAGCCAGCCTCGGTGACGGGCTGCACCTGCACTTCTGCGCCCACCACGGGCGTGAGCACCTCGACAAGCTGCGTGCCCAGAACGACGTGGACATCCTCGACGAGACCCACCGGCTCGAGCAGCAGGAGACGCCCGCGGTCTGA
- the sigK gene encoding ECF RNA polymerase sigma factor SigK: protein MGSPTGAGSLSSDAADRDPGRARVADISPPGRPELLPLLRAVADGDQQAFAEVYDLLSPRVFGLALRIVRDRGLAEEVTQDVFMQIWRQAGEVDPARGSAIGWAMTLTHRRAVDRVRSEQAQSDRLHRYESQQTTTPYDVTAEEVAERSEAERVHAALDRIGEPHRTTVALAYFSGLTQSEVAQRLDIPLGTAKTRIRDGLKKLRGQMDGGAQR from the coding sequence GTGGGATCGCCGACGGGAGCAGGGTCCCTGAGTTCAGACGCCGCTGATCGCGACCCGGGCCGGGCCCGGGTCGCTGACATTTCCCCTCCCGGCCGTCCGGAGCTGCTCCCGCTGCTCCGTGCGGTCGCTGACGGTGACCAGCAGGCTTTCGCCGAGGTCTACGACCTGCTCTCGCCACGCGTCTTCGGGCTCGCCCTGCGCATCGTGCGCGACCGCGGCCTGGCCGAGGAGGTCACGCAGGACGTCTTCATGCAGATCTGGAGACAGGCCGGCGAGGTCGACCCCGCGCGCGGCTCGGCCATCGGCTGGGCCATGACCCTCACCCACCGCCGGGCCGTCGACCGGGTGCGTTCAGAACAGGCGCAATCCGATCGGCTGCACCGCTACGAATCCCAGCAGACGACGACGCCCTACGACGTCACGGCAGAAGAGGTGGCCGAACGCTCGGAAGCAGAACGGGTCCACGCAGCGTTGGACCGGATCGGTGAGCCGCACCGGACGACGGTGGCCCTGGCCTACTTCTCCGGGCTGACCCAGAGCGAGGTCGCCCAGCGGCTGGACATCCCGCTGGGCACGGCCAAGACGAGGATCAGGGACGGACTGAAGAAGTTGCGCGGACAGATGGATGGAGGTGCGCAGCGATGA
- a CDS encoding DUF456 domain-containing protein, which yields MSPVEILILVLMLIGVVGIVIPVLPGLVIVLAGSLAWALKEQTTLAWVVFGLSALVYLLGVALQWAIPGQRMKRAGVRTSTLVIGVLCALVLGVLIPVVGLFIGFPLGIFLISLVRTRDRREAVRATKHALRAVGLNILIELATAFALIAMFVVSALVLTPA from the coding sequence ATGTCGCCCGTAGAGATCCTCATCCTGGTGCTCATGCTCATCGGGGTGGTCGGGATCGTCATCCCCGTGCTGCCCGGGCTGGTCATCGTGCTCGCGGGCTCGTTGGCGTGGGCCCTCAAGGAGCAGACGACCCTGGCCTGGGTCGTCTTCGGGCTCTCCGCTCTCGTCTACCTGCTCGGGGTGGCCCTGCAGTGGGCGATCCCCGGCCAGCGGATGAAACGGGCCGGCGTGCGGACCTCGACCCTGGTCATCGGGGTTCTCTGCGCCCTCGTGCTCGGGGTGCTCATCCCCGTCGTCGGGCTGTTCATCGGCTTCCCCCTGGGGATCTTCCTCATCTCCCTCGTCCGCACGCGGGACCGGCGGGAGGCCGTGCGGGCCACGAAGCACGCCCTGCGCGCCGTCGGCCTCAACATCCTCATCGAGCTGGCGACCGCGTTCGCGCTCATCGCGATGTTCGTCGTCAGCGCGCTGGTGCTCACCCCCGCCTGA
- a CDS encoding DUF3040 domain-containing protein, whose product MPLSDHEQRVLEQMEQALYAEDPRLASQLQRSASTGAAAGLDRRRLALGVLVALAGLALVVVGVMSSMIWVGALGFLAMVMGGAWAASPARSGSGRSGSARQGTLGVVGKDGTVRKPSSGARKGSRSGGFMQRMEQQWDRRREQGP is encoded by the coding sequence GTGCCGCTCTCAGACCACGAGCAGCGTGTGCTTGAGCAGATGGAGCAGGCCCTCTATGCCGAGGACCCCCGTCTGGCCAGCCAGCTCCAGCGGTCCGCCAGCACCGGTGCGGCGGCAGGCCTGGACCGTCGACGGCTCGCCCTGGGCGTCCTGGTGGCCCTGGCGGGGCTGGCGCTCGTCGTCGTCGGCGTCATGTCCTCCATGATCTGGGTCGGAGCCCTCGGCTTCCTGGCCATGGTCATGGGCGGGGCGTGGGCCGCCTCGCCGGCCCGCTCGGGCTCCGGACGATCCGGCTCGGCCCGACAGGGCACGTTGGGCGTCGTCGGCAAGGACGGCACGGTGCGCAAGCCGAGCTCCGGCGCCCGCAAGGGCTCCCGGTCCGGTGGCTTCATGCAGCGCATGGAACAGCAGTGGGATCGCCGACGGGAGCAGGGTCCCTGA